One Nitrospirota bacterium DNA segment encodes these proteins:
- a CDS encoding NAD-dependent epimerase has product MNKKRTASKILVTGAAGFIGFHLSRRLLEKGYHVVGIDNMNDYYDVNLKKARLKQIRDKENFRFHKMALEQRDKVLRLFREEKFDYVVNLAAQAGVRYSLINPYAYMDSNIYGFLNILEGCRHHGVRHLVFASSSSVYGLNTKMPFSTHHNVDHPISLYAATKKANELMAHTYSYLYGIPATGLRFFTVYGPWGRPDMALFIFTKAILEGKQIDVFNFGKMQRDFTYIDDIVEGVVRIIRRIPGSDKRWNGNKPDPSSSCARYRLYNIGNNNPVELMRFIETLEECLGKKARKNLLPIQPGDVPATYADIDDLTADTGFAPSTNIRDGISRFVEWYTQYYKTATSKK; this is encoded by the coding sequence ACCGGCGCTGCAGGGTTTATCGGCTTCCATCTCAGCAGAAGGCTTCTCGAAAAAGGGTATCACGTTGTGGGCATCGATAACATGAATGATTACTACGATGTGAATCTCAAGAAGGCGCGGCTGAAACAGATACGGGATAAAGAGAATTTCAGGTTCCATAAAATGGCACTTGAACAGAGGGACAAGGTTCTCAGACTTTTCAGGGAAGAAAAATTCGATTATGTGGTCAATCTCGCTGCCCAGGCGGGAGTGAGGTATTCGCTGATCAACCCTTATGCCTATATGGACAGCAACATATACGGGTTTCTGAACATTCTCGAGGGGTGCAGGCATCATGGAGTGAGACATCTTGTGTTCGCCTCGTCAAGCTCCGTGTACGGACTGAATACCAAAATGCCTTTTTCCACGCATCATAATGTCGATCACCCCATCTCCCTGTATGCCGCAACAAAAAAGGCGAATGAGCTGATGGCGCACACTTACAGCTATCTGTATGGAATACCCGCAACCGGGCTACGGTTCTTCACGGTGTATGGCCCATGGGGCAGGCCGGATATGGCGTTGTTCATATTTACTAAGGCTATTCTTGAGGGGAAGCAGATCGACGTTTTCAATTTCGGGAAGATGCAGAGAGATTTCACCTACATCGATGATATCGTCGAGGGAGTTGTGCGGATAATCCGGCGAATCCCCGGTTCTGACAAACGCTGGAACGGAAACAAGCCTGACCCCTCATCGAGTTGTGCACGGTACAGGCTGTATAACATCGGCAACAACAATCCTGTTGAGCTTATGAGGTTCATTGAGACGCTCGAAGAGTGCCTTGGGAAAAAAGCACGGAAAAACCTCCTCCCGATCCAGCCCGGAGACGTTCCTGCAACATATGCCGATATCGATGACCTCACAGCCGATACAGGGTTTGCGCCTTCCACAAACATCAGGGACGGCATCAGCAGGTTCGTCGAATGGTACACGCAGTATTATAAAACCGCCACATCCAAAAAATAG